DNA from Prunus persica cultivar Lovell chromosome G6, Prunus_persica_NCBIv2, whole genome shotgun sequence:
ACATTGAAGAAAAGGGCTTATACTAGATTTTATAGAGACAGAAGATCATGGCGTATCAAATTGATACAAGTAAAGTCATGGTCAAATACATAATAAACTTTGGGTCATATTCTACATTTGACATGCACAAtttaacttcttcttttttggtttgaaaaaagTGCTAGAAAAATCACATTTATTAAATggctataaaaaattaaataaatacagTCAATCATCTACGTTACATGTAAAACAATGCTATTCCCATATTATGCAAAGTGTTTCGCCAAAGTGGCAACTAGAAGTCACGCACTGTTTTATCCCTTGGCATGTAGCAAGTGGCAAAGTTCAACTTGCAAAGTTCCATTGTTGTCTTGTCACAAGCTAAGTGATTGCAAATTCTTTTTCActttagaaattaaaaataatcaaagaTTTTAAGCAACTCTTTTTCTGGTGAAAATTTGAAGCCACTAAACAGTAAAGTAAGTGGCGTAGATGTGGACGCACCTGTCACATCAAGAGGGAAGTGTCCGTTCTGTTTGAGGAGCTCAAAGTGATGGAAAAATGAGAACACTGACGCCGACATAGGCCAAAGCGCAGCCACCGGAATATTCCTCCTGTTCCCGACCCTCACAGCCCAAACAACGTACGGATCAGCAACTATGGCGCTCACCGGCGGCTCGAGCCGGTCCACAAGCTGCTCAAACGGAGCTTCCAACTTGGTGCTCACGGCTTCCACGAAGCCAGGAAAGTCTTTTGCTCGGACGAGCTCGGAGGGGATGGCGTTTGGTAGCGTGGCGAATCGGATGTTGTCAGGTTTTGGGTCGGATCCGATGAAGCCGTGCCACTCCTCGGTGACGACGAAGGTGATGAGGAGTGTGTTGTCGGGTTTCTTTGAGGATAGGAGTTTGCAGAGGTTCATCATGGGGTTGATGTGGCCTCTGCCGGGATAGGGTAGCGCCACCACGTGGCAGACTGAGATGTGGTTGTCTTTTAGTGttcccattttctctctttttatgGAGattgaagatgaagtttgAAGATGCTTTATATAGAATAAAATGAAGATTGAAGAGATGAACTCCACGAAAGACGAAATTACCCCTCGGCCAAAACAGTGTTATCTATTACAAGTACCAATCCAACGGCTCcaaatatacatatgtattaatAGGTATATTTGATTCCTTATataaaatatgcatatttgGTTCATGCTTTTTCCATGAATGAATATACATTCATGCTTTAAGGTATCCTATATATTATTGCGTTATTAATTAGAATAGTAAAAAGTAATATGCGTTATTATTGAGGATAATAAAAAGTGATATCCTTGTTGTATGAGAGTAGTTTCTCTTTCAAATAGGAGGCTGAGACGGGGGCAAACCTAACAGATCACATCCCCCATATTCATATGCCGCCCACATGTTCGACTATTAACACGTTGCCCTCTTGCCAGCAAGAAATAATGACAAAATTGCTTAGGTGTGAATTAATGAGTTTGTTTGGCATATTGCTGCCCACATGTTGGACTATTTAGGTATATTTGATTCCATCATTATGATTAATCAAGTAATCAAAACTAAACAATATAGTTATGTTTTTCAACCAAACTACAAATCATGAACATAATTAATGGTGACCTCCTTGTGAAATATCCTTGATAAACGCATCAAGGTTGGTGTCAGATGAGCCACCTTCAGCAATTGCTCTATGACAAGTCTCTTGAAGTTGTCTTGCTCTTTCCCTCATCTCCTTCCCCTCCTTGATTTCGAGATCCATAAACCTCCGCACAAGTTCAGCAATTTCCTCTCTGGTCACCAAATGTTCATGTTCAGCACCCCccaccttcttcttcaataCCCTGTATCCAATCTTCCAATCCTCCACAATTTGCTTAGCATTGGGAACTTGGTCCCAAAATATAGGACAAGTGAGAATTGGAAGACCAGCATAAACagcttccaaaattgaatTCCAACCACAGTGTGACCAAAACCCCCCAATAGAATCATGACACAACACCCTCAATTGGTCACACCAAGGCACCACCAAACCCTTATCACCAACACCATCCTTCAACTTAGAGGCATCCCCACGAGCAACCCACAAGAACCTAACACCACTGTTCTGCACCCCAGCAACAATTTCATCCATTTGGGCTTTTGAAACTGAAAGGAAGCTTCCCAGGGAGATGTACAGGACTGACTGTTTGGGCTGAGAATCTAGCCAATTTAGATAACCGAGGCCATCATTGTGATTTATGCGTAGACTTTTAGAAAGTTCAAAGTGAGGTATGGTTGGGCCAATAGGGTAGACAGGCAGAGCAAATTTGGTTTTGAACGTGTCAAAGACTTGAGGTTCAAGCTCAAGGACTGAAGTGAACAAAAGATATTGTGCTTTTTCTACTACTTGAGCAACAGTTTCAATAGCTCTGTGGAGGACTTTTTGATGATTGTCTCCAAAGAATACCGTGGGAAGATCTGCAATGCTTGTGGTGTTGATTCCAGGGATGTAGTCTATTATCTCATCTCCACGCTCTTTCATTTACAAATTTGGCAAATAGACACAGagaaacatataaaaagagcaatttcaataaataaaattgcatTATTGAGAAAACATTATCTGATAAAgtgagaaataaaagaaaaaaaaggtttttgaTTGCATTCAGACTTCGTAATTCAAAATTAAGGAGCAGTTCATCCTTAAAACAAATGGACACTTGTTAAATTtctttaactttttcttttcttggaaTTTGACAGGCGTTAAACTCTCATTTGTTGTGAAGAGAAGCTCCTCCTCAATTTGAAAGAGTCAAGGCATACTAATAAAAAACGGTAGTAATACGAAATGCATTCATATCACGAATATCGTGATACGAATGCATTAACTTTTCTGTCTTGAGTTAGTTTTGCATATAAATGCGATGTATCTGAAGAATGACTTCTTACATGTAAGCAGTCAAGCAGTGTAACTTTGTAAGGTGAAAATAGGGTTGGCATGAGAGTCGACTTTCAACAATTAATGCACGTGGGGTCCCAAAGTTGACGTACACCCACATGCATGTAGACTGTAGTATACGAGCATATGCCATAATAACAATCAATTGTCATGTCCCGATGTAAACCTAACAATCGACGTACCTGACAAGTCAGCAGGGAAGTGGCCCTTCTGTTTTAGCAGCTCAAAGCTATAGAGCACCGTAAACACCGACGCCGACATTGTCCACAGTGAAGCCACCGGAATATTCCTCCTGTTCCCGACCCTCACGGCCCAGTCAACAAAAGAGTCAGCAACTATGGCGCTCACTGGAGGCGCCTCAGACTCGAGCCCATCCAGAAGCCGCTCGAAGGGAGCTTCCAATGCGGTGTTCACGGCCTCAAAGAATGCCGGAAAGTCGTTAGCGCGGACCAGCTCGGAAGGGATGACGTTTGGTAGCGTCGCGAACCGGATGTTGTCGGGTTTCGAGTCGGATTCGATGAAGCCGTGCCACTCTTCCGTGACGACGAAGGTGATGACGAGGGTGTTGTCGGGTTTCTTTGAAGACAGTGATTTGCAGAGGTTCATCATGGGGTTGATGTGTCCTCTACCGGGATAAGGCAGGGCCACCACGTGGCAGACGAGGATTGGCTCAAGTTTTTCTGTGGCCATTTCTCTTGTGTGAAGATTGAAGCTTTATTACCAAAATTGTTGCCGTTTGCTGTTTCAGACAGTCAGTCTACTATATATACATCGAAGACTGAAGCAGATGACTGATGAGTTAGCTTTCAAGATCATAAAACAGGCTAAAA
Protein-coding regions in this window:
- the LOC18775388 gene encoding UDP-glycosyltransferase 87A1 isoform X2, with product MATEKLEPILVCHVVALPYPGRGHINPMMNLCKSLSSKKPDNTLVITFVVTEEWHGFIESDSKPDNIRFATLPNVIPSELVRANDFPAFFEAVNTALEAPFERLLDGLESEAPPVSAIVADSFVDWAVRVGNRRNIPVASLWTMSASVFTVLYKRKLLNLCGEKMGTLKDNHISVCHVVALPYPGRGHINPMMNLCKLLSSKKPDNTLLITFVVTEEWHGFIGSDPKPDNIRFATLPNAIPSELVRAKDFPGFVEAVSTKLEAPFEQLVDRLEPPVSAIVADPYVVWAVRVGNRRNIPVAALWPMSASVFSFFHHFELLKQNGHFPLDVTERGDEIVDYIPGLGTTSIADLPTIFSVDGQKVLDRAIEAVSGVAAKAQYLLSTSVYELEPQVFDTLKAKFAFPVYPIGPSIPHLELSESPPTDHNDLNNWLDSQPKHSVLYISLGSFLSVSKSQMDEIVAGVRNSGVRFLWVARGDASKLKDGVGDKGLVVPWCDQLRVLCHDSIGGFWSHCGWNSTLEAVYAGLPVLTCPIFWDQMPDSKQIVEDWKIGYRVLKKKVGAAEHEHLVTREEIAELVQRFMDLESKEGKEMRKRAKQLQETCHGAIAKGGSSDKNLDAFIEDISRGHHHHQL
- the LOC18775388 gene encoding UDP-glycosyltransferase 87A1 isoform X1 — translated: MATEKLEPILVCHVVALPYPGRGHINPMMNLCKSLSSKKPDNTLVITFVVTEEWHGFIESDSKPDNIRFATLPNVIPSELVRANDFPAFFEAVNTALEAPFERLLDGLESEAPPVSAIVADSFVDWAVRVGNRRNIPVASLWTMSASVFTVLYSFELLKQKGHFPADLSERGDEIIDYIPGINTTSIADLPTVFFGDNHQKVLHRAIETVAQVVEKAQYLLFTSVLELEPQVFDTFKTKFALPVYPIGPTIPHFELSKSLRINHNDGLGYLNWLDSQPKQSVLYISLGSFLSVSKAQMDEIVAGVQNSGVRFLWVARGDASKLKDGVGDKGLVVPWCDQLRVLCHDSIGGFWSHCGWNSILEAVYAGLPILTCPIFWDQVPNAKQIVEDWKIGYRVLKKKVGGAEHEHLVTREEIAELVRRFMDLEIKEGKEMRERARQLQETCHRAIAEGGSSDTNLDAFIKDISQGGHH